The Arthrobacter alpinus genome contains a region encoding:
- a CDS encoding ParB family protein: protein MSHRKILKPRAKRDDNSISAKFTRDDAEQIRAVVRGAGIQEGYASANDFIEAAVRRELRRVQRKYNNGRKWPGVPAGQLRPGRRTREESAVHEDRQQT from the coding sequence ATGTCCCATCGGAAGATTCTCAAACCGCGGGCTAAACGCGATGACAATTCCATCAGCGCCAAGTTCACCCGTGATGACGCTGAGCAGATCCGTGCCGTCGTAAGGGGTGCGGGTATTCAGGAAGGCTATGCTTCGGCCAATGACTTCATAGAGGCAGCCGTCCGGCGGGAATTGAGGCGGGTGCAGCGCAAGTACAACAACGGCAGGAAATGGCCTGGTGTGCCTGCAGGGCAACTACGCCCAGGCCGGCGTACGAGGGAAGAGTCCGCAGTACATGAAGATCGCCAGCAAACTTAG
- a CDS encoding DNA adenine methylase produces the protein MTTPSATTKTPKRVTVSPLRYPGGKGMLYSRLRNIIRTNDLTSSTFVEPYAGGAGAALGLLVSGQVSRIAINDLDPAIFAFWKAVVERPKEFTQLVSTVALTVDEWEKQRERYLNSSRDDYLTLGFATFYLNRTNRSGILNGGPIGGKDQRGNYKIDARFNRETLVERIRLIALHAGRIEITNEDGLGVIDRHALDPESLIYADPPYFEKAGSLYMNAFNMDGHELLASHLNQASAAKWVLTYDDVAHVHRLYQDRRRMLFSLNYSAHRVTKAQELMVFSDSLTIPDEIKEGNQLLLAA, from the coding sequence ATGACAACACCATCAGCCACTACCAAAACACCTAAGAGGGTCACGGTATCCCCGCTCCGGTATCCCGGCGGCAAGGGCATGCTGTACTCCAGGCTGCGGAATATCATCCGAACAAACGATCTGACTTCTAGCACGTTCGTGGAGCCCTACGCAGGAGGGGCCGGAGCAGCCTTAGGGCTTCTGGTTTCGGGTCAGGTTTCCCGTATCGCCATCAACGACCTCGATCCGGCGATTTTTGCTTTCTGGAAAGCCGTTGTCGAGCGGCCGAAAGAATTCACACAGCTTGTCAGCACGGTCGCTCTGACCGTTGATGAGTGGGAAAAACAAAGGGAACGGTATCTCAACTCATCTAGAGATGACTATCTGACTCTCGGATTTGCGACGTTCTATCTGAACCGAACAAATCGATCCGGCATTCTGAACGGAGGTCCAATTGGAGGTAAAGATCAAAGAGGAAACTACAAGATAGATGCCAGATTCAATCGGGAGACCCTTGTAGAACGCATAAGACTTATTGCACTGCATGCTGGGCGCATAGAAATCACCAATGAGGACGGCCTAGGAGTCATTGACCGACATGCGCTCGACCCGGAATCACTCATTTATGCTGATCCGCCGTACTTTGAGAAGGCTGGTTCGCTCTATATGAACGCGTTCAATATGGACGGGCACGAACTCCTTGCTTCCCATCTTAACCAGGCAAGTGCGGCGAAATGGGTACTCACCTACGACGATGTAGCGCACGTTCACCGGTTGTACCAGGACCGCAGGCGTATGTTGTTTTCGTTGAATTACTCGGCCCACAGAGTCACCAAGGCCCAAGAGCTGATGGTCTTTTCAGACAGTCTGACGATTCCCGATGAAATCAAGGAAGGCAACCAACTCTTGCTCGCTGCCTAG
- a CDS encoding ParB family protein, with product MRAKRTPPSFSITLPVEVADQVRAALQAAGALEGYASVNDLLEASIRKELRRLQRKHNAGKAWPGIPAGVLRPGRRTQEETQTTAQ from the coding sequence ATGAGAGCTAAGCGAACACCACCAAGCTTCAGCATCACCCTGCCGGTGGAAGTGGCGGACCAGGTGCGGGCGGCACTACAAGCCGCCGGCGCTCTGGAAGGCTATGCCTCCGTGAATGACTTGTTGGAGGCTTCAATACGTAAGGAGCTCCGCAGACTACAGCGCAAACACAACGCCGGTAAAGCATGGCCGGGGATCCCCGCCGGTGTGTTGCGCCCCGGGCGACGCACCCAGGAAGAAACACAAACTACTGCTCAGTAG
- a CDS encoding helix-turn-helix transcriptional regulator, which produces MSMTIMSKTHGQWRTNVSLCDGETERGERMRWNLRMKAAELGVWKSTEMRRRLAEAGLEISAGKMSALWTGTPTSIRLDDLDIICHVLDCEPNELLIREPEAVAARRPAKEKISIVGGQIITPRLGRIRSLPPA; this is translated from the coding sequence ATGTCCATGACAATCATGTCGAAAACGCATGGGCAGTGGCGAACGAACGTGTCGCTCTGCGATGGGGAAACGGAAAGAGGTGAACGAATGCGTTGGAACCTGCGCATGAAAGCTGCCGAACTCGGAGTCTGGAAATCGACGGAAATGAGACGGCGGTTGGCCGAGGCCGGGCTTGAGATTAGCGCGGGGAAGATGTCGGCCCTTTGGACCGGCACTCCCACGTCGATCCGGTTGGATGATCTCGACATTATCTGCCACGTCCTGGACTGTGAACCGAATGAGCTGCTGATCAGGGAACCTGAGGCGGTGGCCGCACGCCGGCCCGCTAAGGAAAAGATCTCAATTGTTGGGGGGCAGATCATCACTCCGCGGTTGGGACGCATCCGTTCCCTTCCGCCGGCGTGA
- a CDS encoding tyrosine-type recombinase/integrase gives MFSGWREALPESRKYLPAARDYLAASLWRRVGLRISETVMLDIRDWRPDLGEQGKLHVRFGKGSMGRGPKTRMVPAINGVDGLLNWWLSDVRHQFGDDWDDPDAPLLPSERRDPELGRSRRAGDDALRSGFARSVSLWLPDWSGRLTPHGMRHFCASSMYERGMDLKAIQDLLGHEWLSTTTRYIHVHDNHVENAWAVANERVALRWGNGKR, from the coding sequence TTGTTCTCCGGTTGGCGTGAGGCCTTGCCCGAATCGCGCAAGTATCTACCCGCAGCAAGGGACTACCTTGCTGCTTCGCTGTGGCGGCGGGTCGGCCTGAGGATCAGCGAAACGGTAATGCTCGATATCCGCGACTGGCGCCCTGACTTGGGCGAGCAAGGAAAACTACATGTCCGCTTCGGCAAGGGCAGCATGGGCCGAGGACCCAAGACAAGGATGGTGCCAGCTATCAACGGCGTAGATGGGTTACTGAACTGGTGGCTAAGCGACGTGCGCCATCAATTCGGGGACGACTGGGATGACCCGGATGCGCCTTTACTTCCGAGCGAACGGCGGGACCCCGAACTCGGTCGGAGCCGCAGGGCAGGAGATGATGCGTTAAGGTCCGGTTTCGCTAGGTCAGTGAGCCTGTGGCTTCCGGACTGGTCCGGGCGGCTAACCCCCCACGGGATGCGTCACTTCTGCGCCTCATCGATGTACGAACGTGGAATGGATCTGAAGGCTATCCAAGACCTTCTCGGACATGAATGGCTGTCTACGACCACCCGCTATATCCATGTCCATGACAATCATGTCGAAAACGCATGGGCAGTGGCGAACGAACGTGTCGCTCTGCGATGGGGAAACGGAAAGAGGTGA
- a CDS encoding single-stranded DNA-binding protein: MLKKIHYQAVVLEIARATGCSQRIGEVLHTEPTAVAISGSAVANFTIASTPRTFDRQSNEWKDGETLFLRASIWREAAENVAESLTKGTRVIVSGRLKSRTYDTKEGEKRTVMELEVDEIGPSLRYANAKINRTQRSSNQGNPAAAAAAAPAFGGQGYQAGGPDNQSGGGYAPSSPATTNDPWAIPSEPINGGWGSGPDQSEPPF, translated from the coding sequence ATGCTGAAGAAAATTCATTACCAAGCGGTAGTGCTCGAGATCGCTAGGGCGACTGGATGTAGTCAGCGTATAGGGGAGGTTCTGCATACCGAACCCACGGCAGTTGCGATAAGCGGATCCGCGGTAGCCAACTTCACCATTGCTTCAACACCACGCACCTTCGACCGCCAGTCCAACGAGTGGAAAGACGGGGAAACACTCTTCCTCCGTGCTTCCATCTGGCGTGAAGCCGCCGAGAACGTGGCCGAGTCCCTGACCAAGGGAACCCGCGTGATCGTCTCTGGCCGGTTGAAGTCACGGACATATGACACCAAGGAAGGTGAAAAGCGCACCGTCATGGAGCTTGAAGTCGATGAAATCGGCCCCTCGCTGCGCTACGCCAACGCCAAAATCAACCGCACCCAACGCTCCAGCAACCAGGGAAACCCGGCAGCTGCAGCTGCGGCTGCCCCTGCCTTCGGCGGGCAGGGTTACCAAGCCGGCGGACCCGATAACCAAAGCGGGGGAGGGTATGCGCCATCATCGCCAGCCACCACCAACGACCCCTGGGCAATTCCTTCAGAGCCGATTAATGGAGGGTGGGGGAGCGGCCCGGATCAGTCTGAGCCGCCGTTCTAA
- a CDS encoding helix-turn-helix domain-containing protein — MTEDSEVLTTQEAAALLRISTKTLLALVREGAMPGEKVGRAWRFLRVDVLAHVRGTNFKTAGGPE; from the coding sequence ATGACGGAAGATAGCGAAGTGCTGACAACCCAAGAAGCGGCAGCTCTACTCCGAATAAGTACCAAGACTCTGCTAGCACTTGTTCGAGAAGGTGCGATGCCGGGCGAAAAGGTGGGGCGAGCGTGGCGATTTCTCCGCGTTGACGTCCTTGCGCACGTGCGGGGGACAAATTTCAAGACAGCCGGGGGACCTGAATGA
- a CDS encoding recombinase family protein, which produces MSALETETEMATLIGYARVSTTEQNVDLQHDALNAAGTYRIWTDYASGATAIRPQWQDCLDHLQPGNVLVVKDLSRLGRNSADLAAIVKTLAERNVGLQSLTETWLDTTNSQGLLMFHFFSAIAEYERNRLRERTMDGLKAAKARGRVGGRPTKMTPDKSATAQDMRAKGRTIRDIANTIDVSEATVVRHLSGARKDQRPSAK; this is translated from the coding sequence ATGAGCGCATTGGAAACGGAGACTGAGATGGCGACGTTGATTGGGTACGCCAGGGTGAGTACTACGGAGCAGAACGTTGATCTACAACACGACGCTCTCAACGCGGCCGGCACCTACCGGATTTGGACGGACTACGCCTCAGGTGCGACGGCGATCCGTCCGCAGTGGCAGGACTGCCTGGACCACCTTCAACCTGGAAACGTGCTGGTCGTGAAAGACTTGTCGAGGCTGGGGCGAAACTCGGCTGACCTGGCTGCGATAGTCAAGACTCTTGCCGAGCGGAACGTAGGCCTCCAATCCTTGACAGAGACGTGGTTGGACACCACCAACTCCCAGGGGCTGTTGATGTTTCATTTCTTCTCCGCCATTGCGGAGTACGAACGCAACAGACTCCGCGAACGGACCATGGATGGCCTGAAGGCCGCCAAGGCCCGGGGGAGGGTTGGAGGGAGGCCCACGAAGATGACACCTGATAAGTCCGCCACAGCACAGGATATGCGAGCCAAGGGCCGGACTATCAGGGACATTGCGAACACGATTGACGTCAGCGAAGCCACCGTTGTACGGCACCTGTCCGGGGCGAGGAAGGACCAGCGCCCTTCTGCCAAGTAG